The following coding sequences lie in one Frigoribacterium sp. SL97 genomic window:
- a CDS encoding MTAP family purine nucleoside phosphorylase — MTDPATEPDVPQPTRASSGPPPVDVAVIGGSGLYSLFAEGEATRHVVETPYGPTSSEVTIGELGGKRVAFLTRHGAGHAVAPHLIDYRANVWALASLGAKAIVSSSAVGGVSPDVAPGTMVVTDQFIDRTWGRRDTFFDVEGQVQHLIAADPFDPVLRAAAIAALEAQGEPFSPTGTCVVIQGPRFSTRAESLWFRAAGAHTVNMTMYPEIPLTLELGMGAVNLSYVTDSDAGLAPAEGDAPDADAVSASLVFERLAAAQPRIVAAIESIVAAMPDDYSPRELMPPGAVAEVLARPVSDRKAAR; from the coding sequence GTGACCGACCCCGCGACCGAGCCCGACGTCCCCCAGCCCACCCGCGCCTCCTCGGGGCCGCCGCCCGTCGACGTCGCCGTCATCGGCGGATCGGGGCTGTACTCGCTCTTCGCCGAGGGCGAGGCGACCCGGCACGTCGTCGAGACGCCCTACGGCCCGACCTCGAGCGAGGTGACGATCGGCGAGTTGGGCGGCAAGCGCGTGGCCTTCCTCACCCGGCACGGCGCGGGCCACGCGGTGGCACCGCACCTGATCGACTACCGGGCGAACGTGTGGGCACTGGCGTCGCTCGGCGCGAAGGCCATCGTGTCGTCGTCGGCGGTCGGCGGGGTCAGCCCCGACGTCGCCCCCGGCACCATGGTCGTGACCGACCAGTTCATCGACCGCACCTGGGGACGACGCGACACGTTCTTCGACGTCGAGGGGCAGGTTCAGCACCTGATCGCCGCCGACCCGTTCGACCCCGTGCTCCGGGCCGCCGCGATCGCGGCCCTCGAGGCGCAGGGTGAGCCGTTCTCCCCGACCGGCACCTGCGTGGTGATCCAGGGGCCGCGGTTCTCGACCCGGGCCGAGTCGCTGTGGTTCCGGGCCGCGGGCGCGCACACGGTCAACATGACGATGTACCCCGAGATCCCGCTCACCCTCGAACTCGGCATGGGAGCCGTCAACCTCTCGTACGTGACCGACAGCGACGCCGGCCTGGCCCCGGCCGAGGGCGACGCACCCGACGCCGACGCCGTGAGCGCCTCGCTCGTCTTCGAACGGCTCGCGGCCGCCCAACCGCGCATCGTCGCGGCCATCGAGTCGATCGTCGCCGCGATGCCCGACGACTACTCGCCCCGCGAGCTCATGCCGCCCGGGGCGGTGGCCGAGGTGCTCGCCCGGCCCGTCTCGGATCGGAAGGCCGCGCGGTGA
- the glp gene encoding gephyrin-like molybdotransferase Glp: protein MRTIETHLAEVTAVVEAAVRARPVDALVVSPEALASRSDRYRDRVLAADVVAPIDLPPFANSQMDGYAVSTAGLDPDAPTSLRVAARIPAGRAAPDLVSGAAAPIMTGAAVPAGADAIVPIEKVSPDAFPPVGVEAVVEVPSGVAAGAFVRAAGSDVAAGSVLFAAGTRLTPARWGVLAASGIDAVEVRSRPRLLLVSTGEELAAPGAPLGPGQIHDANGVALAAALAEVGVVVTSARVTDDAAALLAVVARHADEVDLVLTSGGVSAGAYEVVRDAFEGAGVTFGPVAMQPGGPQGWGTIRVHDRELPVVCFPGNPVSSLVSFEAFLRPALQGVTGVGLPRRRWTVPMAHPVDSPVGKHQLRRGRVDVDGRAHLVGGPSSHLLAAHAEATVLVSIPVGVDRVDADDRVEVWALDDPAPHEKADR, encoded by the coding sequence GTGCGCACCATCGAGACCCACCTCGCCGAGGTCACGGCCGTCGTCGAGGCGGCCGTGCGGGCCCGTCCGGTCGACGCGTTGGTGGTGAGCCCCGAGGCGCTCGCCTCGCGCTCCGACCGGTACCGCGACCGCGTCCTCGCCGCCGACGTCGTCGCCCCGATCGACCTGCCGCCCTTCGCCAACTCGCAGATGGACGGCTACGCCGTCTCGACCGCCGGGCTCGACCCGGACGCGCCCACCAGCCTCCGGGTCGCCGCGCGCATCCCCGCCGGGCGGGCCGCCCCCGACCTGGTCTCCGGCGCCGCGGCCCCGATCATGACCGGCGCGGCCGTCCCCGCCGGTGCCGACGCGATCGTGCCCATCGAGAAGGTCTCGCCGGACGCCTTCCCTCCCGTGGGCGTCGAGGCCGTCGTCGAGGTGCCGTCGGGCGTCGCCGCCGGGGCCTTCGTCCGCGCCGCGGGCAGCGACGTCGCCGCGGGCTCCGTGCTCTTCGCGGCCGGGACGCGACTGACGCCCGCGCGGTGGGGCGTGCTCGCCGCCTCCGGGATCGACGCGGTCGAGGTACGGAGCCGCCCGCGCCTCCTGCTGGTGTCGACCGGCGAAGAGCTCGCCGCACCCGGTGCCCCGCTCGGGCCCGGCCAGATCCACGACGCAAACGGCGTCGCCCTGGCCGCGGCGCTCGCCGAGGTCGGCGTCGTCGTCACCTCCGCCCGGGTGACCGACGACGCGGCCGCCCTGCTCGCCGTCGTCGCCCGCCACGCCGACGAGGTCGACCTCGTGCTCACGAGCGGCGGGGTCAGCGCGGGTGCCTACGAGGTCGTCCGCGACGCCTTCGAGGGTGCCGGCGTCACGTTCGGTCCGGTCGCCATGCAACCGGGCGGGCCGCAGGGCTGGGGGACGATCCGCGTGCACGACCGAGAGCTGCCCGTCGTCTGCTTCCCCGGCAACCCCGTCAGCTCGCTCGTGTCGTTCGAGGCCTTCCTGCGCCCCGCCCTGCAGGGCGTCACCGGCGTCGGCCTGCCCCGACGGCGATGGACCGTGCCGATGGCGCACCCCGTGGACTCGCCGGTCGGCAAGCACCAGCTGCGTCGCGGCCGGGTCGACGTCGACGGGCGCGCCCACCTCGTCGGCGGGCCGAGCTCGCACCTGCTCGCCGCCCACGCCGAGGCCACCGTGCTCGTCTCGATCCCCGTCGGGGTCGACCGCGTCGACGCGGACGACCGGGTCGAGGTCTGGGCGCTCGACGACCCCGCCCCCCACGAGAAGGCCGACCGATGA
- the moaC gene encoding cyclic pyranopterin monophosphate synthase MoaC, protein MTPTPPDVPPTDAPTDAPLSHVREDGTAHMVDVTGKSETKRIATAQAVLTTRPDVVARLVDGSLPKGEALGTARIAGILAAKQTPTLIPLCHPLPLGAITVDFETTEAQVTVIARVSTRGVTGVEMEALTAASVAALTLFDMIKAVDALAVIGEIKVLDKQGGKSGDWSR, encoded by the coding sequence ATGACCCCGACCCCGCCCGACGTGCCGCCGACCGACGCCCCGACCGACGCCCCGCTCTCGCACGTGCGCGAGGACGGCACCGCGCACATGGTCGACGTGACCGGCAAGTCCGAGACGAAGCGGATCGCCACCGCCCAGGCCGTGCTGACCACCCGGCCCGACGTCGTCGCGCGACTGGTCGACGGATCGCTGCCCAAGGGCGAGGCCCTCGGCACCGCCCGCATCGCCGGCATCCTGGCGGCCAAGCAGACGCCGACGCTCATCCCGCTGTGCCACCCGCTGCCGCTCGGCGCGATCACCGTCGACTTCGAGACCACGGAGGCGCAGGTCACCGTGATCGCCCGCGTCTCGACCCGGGGCGTCACCGGGGTCGAGATGGAGGCCCTGACCGCCGCGTCCGTCGCGGCCCTGACCCTCTTCGACATGATCAAGGCGGTCGACGCGCTCGCCGTGATCGGCGAGATCAAGGTGCTCGACAAGCAGGGCGGCAAGTCGGGGGACTGGTCGCGATGA
- a CDS encoding MogA/MoaB family molybdenum cofactor biosynthesis protein, whose product MSGAPHETADVTAPGVTAPGVTAPGVTAPDETARRRAVVVVASTRAAAGTADDTTGPVIRDWFVARGWLVEGPVVVADGEPVGAVLEAALEWGVDAVVTTGGTGVSPTDATPEMTLPLLDRELPGIAEELRRRGAASTPLAVLSRGLAGVAGGTFVVNLPGSRGGVRDGLAVLEDVLDHVVDQLHGVDHAQNRHPSPEGAA is encoded by the coding sequence ATGAGCGGCGCCCCGCACGAGACGGCCGACGTGACCGCGCCCGGCGTGACCGCGCCCGGCGTGACCGCGCCCGGCGTGACCGCGCCCGACGAGACCGCGCGCCGTCGGGCCGTCGTCGTCGTGGCGTCCACCCGGGCCGCCGCCGGCACCGCCGACGACACGACCGGGCCGGTCATCCGCGACTGGTTCGTCGCGCGGGGGTGGCTGGTCGAGGGGCCCGTCGTCGTGGCCGACGGCGAACCGGTCGGCGCGGTGCTCGAGGCCGCCCTCGAGTGGGGCGTCGACGCCGTCGTCACCACCGGCGGCACCGGGGTGTCGCCGACCGACGCGACGCCCGAGATGACCCTGCCGCTGCTCGACCGCGAACTGCCCGGCATCGCCGAAGAACTCCGGCGCAGGGGTGCGGCCTCGACGCCCCTGGCCGTCCTCTCCCGGGGGCTCGCGGGCGTGGCCGGCGGCACCTTCGTCGTCAACCTGCCCGGCTCGCGCGGCGGGGTGCGCGACGGGCTCGCGGTCCTCGAGGACGTCCTCGACCACGTGGTCGACCAGTTGCACGGGGTCGACCACGCCCAGAACCGCCATCCCAGTCCCGAGGGGGCCGCATGA
- a CDS encoding molybdenum cofactor biosynthesis protein MoaE, with the protein MTTDDPTLLPGGASAGAPAAPPASERVLLARVVDVTVSVAECSALVTSRASGAVVTFEGVVRDHDEGRGVEALHYEAHPTATEVIHEVAVAVAEAHPEVAIAVEHRYGDLVVGDVALACAVASAHRAEAFAACAALVDEVKARTPIWKRQEFTDGSDEWVASLG; encoded by the coding sequence ATGACCACCGACGATCCGACCCTCCTGCCCGGCGGCGCCTCCGCCGGGGCGCCCGCCGCGCCTCCCGCCTCCGAGCGCGTGCTGCTCGCCCGCGTCGTCGACGTGACCGTGTCGGTGGCCGAGTGCTCCGCGCTCGTGACGAGCCGCGCCTCCGGGGCGGTCGTGACGTTCGAGGGCGTCGTCCGCGACCACGACGAGGGGCGGGGGGTCGAGGCGCTGCACTACGAGGCGCATCCGACGGCGACCGAGGTGATCCACGAGGTCGCGGTCGCCGTGGCCGAGGCGCACCCCGAGGTCGCGATCGCGGTCGAGCACCGCTACGGCGACCTCGTCGTGGGCGACGTCGCGCTGGCCTGCGCGGTGGCGTCGGCCCACCGCGCCGAGGCGTTCGCGGCCTGCGCCGCGCTCGTCGACGAGGTCAAGGCCCGCACCCCGATCTGGAAGCGCCAGGAGTTCACCGACGGCTCGGACGAGTGGGTGGCGTCGCTGGGCTGA
- a CDS encoding ABC-F family ATP-binding cassette domain-containing protein, whose translation MAQHLSRRWSTNSGALVVVTHDRWFLDEVSTDTWEVHDGIVEPFEGGYAAYVLQRVERDRMASASEAKRQNLMRKELAWLRRGAPARSTKPKFRIDAANELIADEPPVRDAVQLSQMATARLGKDVVDLVEVGVSFGDKRVLQDVEWRIAPGERTGVLGVNGAGKSTLLKVVTGAIAPTEGRVKQGKTVKFAILDQQLADLHEVAHERVNDVIGRQRTSYVTGGKEMTPGQLLERLGFTSAQLQTPIKDLSGGQKRRLQFLLILLNEPNVLILDEPTNDLDTDMLAAMEDLLDGWPGTLLVVSHDRYLLERVTDQQYAVLEGRFRHLPGGVDQYLQLRREATQNQGGATDRPTAVQGASASVAASAAASGLSGAEKRNAEKELGSIDRKLAKASGERETLLAQFASFDQSDFDGLAALQAKLTALDHKTGELEVRWLELSELLA comes from the coding sequence CTGGCGCAGCACCTCTCGCGTCGCTGGTCGACGAATTCGGGCGCCCTCGTGGTCGTGACCCACGACCGGTGGTTCCTCGACGAGGTCTCGACCGACACCTGGGAGGTCCACGACGGCATCGTCGAACCCTTCGAGGGCGGCTACGCGGCCTACGTGCTCCAGCGCGTCGAGCGGGACCGCATGGCGTCCGCCTCCGAGGCCAAGCGCCAGAACCTCATGCGCAAAGAGCTCGCCTGGCTCCGTCGCGGGGCCCCGGCGCGCTCGACCAAGCCCAAGTTCCGCATCGACGCGGCCAACGAACTGATCGCCGACGAGCCGCCCGTGCGTGACGCCGTCCAGCTGTCGCAGATGGCGACCGCTCGCCTCGGCAAGGACGTCGTCGACCTCGTCGAGGTCGGCGTCTCGTTCGGCGACAAGCGCGTGCTGCAGGACGTCGAGTGGCGCATCGCGCCGGGGGAGCGCACCGGCGTGCTCGGCGTGAACGGCGCCGGCAAGTCGACGCTGCTGAAGGTCGTCACCGGGGCCATCGCCCCCACCGAGGGGCGCGTCAAACAGGGCAAGACGGTCAAGTTCGCGATCCTCGACCAGCAGCTCGCCGACCTCCACGAGGTCGCGCACGAGCGGGTGAACGACGTCATCGGCCGGCAGCGCACCTCGTACGTCACCGGGGGCAAAGAGATGACGCCCGGGCAGCTGCTCGAGCGCCTCGGCTTCACCAGCGCTCAGCTGCAGACCCCCATCAAAGACCTGTCCGGTGGCCAGAAGCGCCGCCTGCAGTTCCTGTTGATCCTGCTGAACGAGCCGAACGTGCTCATCCTCGACGAGCCCACCAACGACCTCGACACCGACATGCTCGCCGCGATGGAGGACCTGCTCGACGGTTGGCCCGGCACCCTGCTCGTCGTCTCGCACGACCGGTACCTGCTCGAGCGCGTCACCGACCAGCAGTACGCCGTGCTCGAGGGCCGCTTCCGGCACCTGCCCGGGGGCGTCGACCAGTACCTGCAGCTGCGTCGCGAGGCGACCCAGAACCAAGGAGGCGCGACCGACCGCCCGACGGCCGTCCAGGGGGCCTCGGCATCGGTCGCGGCCTCGGCCGCCGCCTCGGGCCTGTCGGGAGCCGAGAAGCGCAACGCCGAGAAAGAGCTCGGATCGATCGACCGCAAGCTCGCGAAGGCCTCGGGCGAGCGAGAGACCCTGCTGGCCCAGTTCGCCTCCTTCGACCAGTCCGACTTCGACGGCCTGGCCGCGTTGCAGGCGAAGCTGACGGCGCTCGACCACAAGACGGGCGAGCTCGAGGTGCGCTGGCTCGAGCTGAGCGAGTTGCTGGCGTAG
- a CDS encoding MarR family winged helix-turn-helix transcriptional regulator — MPEQDEVDRIVEAWRHERPDLDFAPLQVLSRVGRLSKHLDRARREAFTASDLESWEFDVLSALRRAGAPYQLSPKTLLQQTLVSSGAMTNRIDRLVARGLVERRTDPNDGRGILVTMTGDGRRAVDAAIERLVTAEGTLLSDLSDDDRRRLTDLLRTLSLTLGD, encoded by the coding sequence ATGCCCGAGCAGGACGAGGTCGACCGCATTGTCGAGGCGTGGCGCCACGAGCGACCCGACCTCGACTTCGCGCCGCTCCAGGTGCTCTCGCGCGTCGGGCGGCTGTCGAAGCACCTCGATCGCGCCCGTCGCGAGGCGTTCACCGCCAGCGACCTCGAGTCGTGGGAGTTCGACGTGCTCTCGGCGCTGCGTCGGGCCGGTGCCCCCTACCAGCTGAGCCCCAAGACGCTGCTGCAGCAGACCCTCGTCTCGAGCGGCGCGATGACCAACCGCATCGACCGGCTCGTGGCCCGCGGCCTGGTCGAACGCCGCACCGACCCGAACGACGGCCGGGGCATCCTGGTCACGATGACGGGCGACGGACGGCGCGCGGTCGACGCCGCGATCGAACGTCTCGTCACGGCCGAGGGCACCCTGCTCAGCGACCTCAGCGACGACGACCGCCGCCGCCTGACCGACCTGCTGCGGACGCTGAGCCTCACGCTCGGCGACTGA
- a CDS encoding DUF4126 family protein, with the protein MSKTDPTPSLVRAVLLGVLSGSRSATPLAVLALNHDAQEARGPWQRWRLFRSPLGRGALVAAGLGELVGDKLPATPSRVGAGPLFGRAVSGAVAGIAMAGTGRRGTPVAAALAGASGALVGSWLFYRARKAVVDGTGLPDVAVALVEDAVAVSGSVAVVRSR; encoded by the coding sequence ATGTCGAAGACCGATCCCACGCCATCCCTCGTCCGGGCCGTCCTGCTCGGCGTCCTCAGCGGGTCGCGCTCGGCGACGCCGCTCGCCGTCCTGGCCCTGAACCACGACGCCCAGGAGGCGCGGGGCCCCTGGCAGCGCTGGCGCCTGTTCCGCTCACCCCTCGGCCGCGGTGCCCTGGTGGCCGCGGGCCTCGGTGAGCTCGTCGGCGACAAGCTGCCGGCCACGCCGAGCCGGGTCGGTGCCGGCCCGCTGTTCGGTCGCGCGGTCTCCGGCGCCGTCGCGGGGATCGCGATGGCCGGCACCGGCCGTCGCGGCACCCCCGTGGCCGCAGCGCTCGCCGGGGCGTCCGGCGCCCTCGTCGGCAGCTGGCTCTTCTACCGGGCACGGAAGGCCGTCGTCGACGGGACCGGGTTGCCCGACGTCGCCGTCGCGCTCGTCGAGGACGCCGTCGCGGTCTCGGGCTCGGTCGCCGTCGTCCGCTCCCGCTGA
- the glmU gene encoding bifunctional UDP-N-acetylglucosamine diphosphorylase/glucosamine-1-phosphate N-acetyltransferase GlmU — protein sequence MPERQLAVVVLAAGQGTRMKSSTPKVLHRLAGLPLIQHVLESAGALRPDHLVAVVRHERDLVVASVLDTAPHALVVDQDDVPGTGRAVEQAVEALPAEFTGDVVVVSADVPFLDHATLTALLDQHRAASASATLLSAVLPDATGYGRVVRRESGDVDRIVEHKDATDDERAVREINSGTYVFTVAALRTHLPRIGSANAQNEKYVTDMVGLLTGAGEVVAARAIDETWRLEGINDRVQLAAAARRLNDRIVEHWQREGVSIVDPQTTWIDRDVSLSPDVELLPGTQLRGATYIAPGAVVGPDTTLVDTEVGEGATVKRTDATLAVIGARASVGPFAYLRPNTLLSADGKIGTFVETKNVQIGAGSKVPHLSYVGDTEVGEGSNIGAGTITANYDGVDKHRTEVGSHVRTGSHNVFVAPVRIGDGAYTGAGTIVRKDVPAGALALSIAPQRNASGWVEANRPGSAAAEAAARAERTTD from the coding sequence ATGCCCGAACGTCAGCTCGCCGTCGTCGTCCTCGCCGCAGGGCAGGGCACCCGCATGAAGTCCTCGACCCCGAAGGTCCTGCACCGCCTGGCGGGGCTGCCGCTGATCCAGCACGTGCTCGAGAGCGCCGGCGCGCTCCGGCCCGACCACCTCGTCGCCGTGGTGCGGCACGAGCGCGACCTGGTCGTCGCGAGCGTGCTCGACACCGCCCCGCACGCGCTCGTCGTCGATCAGGACGACGTGCCCGGCACCGGTCGAGCCGTCGAACAAGCGGTGGAGGCGCTGCCCGCCGAGTTCACCGGCGACGTCGTGGTCGTCAGCGCCGACGTGCCCTTCCTCGACCACGCGACGCTCACCGCCCTGCTCGACCAGCACCGTGCCGCCTCCGCCTCGGCGACGCTGCTGAGTGCCGTGCTGCCCGACGCCACCGGCTACGGGCGGGTCGTCCGCCGCGAGTCGGGCGACGTCGACCGCATCGTCGAGCACAAGGACGCCACCGACGACGAGCGGGCCGTGCGCGAGATCAACTCGGGCACCTACGTCTTCACCGTCGCCGCCCTGCGCACCCACCTGCCCCGCATCGGGTCGGCCAACGCGCAGAACGAGAAGTACGTCACCGACATGGTCGGCCTGCTCACCGGTGCCGGCGAGGTCGTCGCCGCACGGGCGATCGACGAGACGTGGCGCCTCGAGGGCATCAACGACCGCGTGCAGCTCGCCGCCGCGGCCCGTCGGCTGAACGACCGCATCGTCGAGCACTGGCAGCGCGAAGGCGTCTCGATCGTCGACCCGCAGACCACCTGGATCGACCGCGACGTCTCCCTCAGCCCCGACGTCGAACTGCTGCCGGGCACCCAGCTCCGCGGCGCGACCTACATCGCCCCGGGCGCGGTCGTCGGCCCCGACACCACCCTCGTCGACACCGAGGTGGGCGAGGGGGCGACCGTCAAGCGCACGGACGCGACGCTCGCCGTCATCGGTGCCCGCGCCTCCGTCGGGCCGTTCGCGTACCTGCGTCCCAACACGCTCCTGTCCGCCGACGGCAAGATCGGCACCTTCGTCGAGACCAAGAACGTGCAGATCGGCGCCGGGTCGAAGGTGCCGCACCTCAGCTACGTGGGCGACACCGAGGTGGGCGAGGGGTCGAACATCGGCGCCGGCACCATCACGGCCAACTACGACGGCGTGGACAAGCACCGCACCGAGGTCGGGTCGCACGTCCGCACCGGGTCGCACAACGTCTTCGTCGCCCCCGTTAGGATTGGCGACGGAGCGTACACAGGCGCCGGAACGATCGTCCGCAAAGACGTGCCGGCCGGTGCCCTGGCCTTGAGCATCGCTCCACAGCGCAATGCGAGCGGATGGGTCGAGGCGAACCGCCCCGGCTCGGCGGCTGCCGAGGCCGCCGCTCGCGCCGAACGAACGACCGACTGA